The following proteins are encoded in a genomic region of Bacillota bacterium:
- a CDS encoding chemotaxis response regulator protein-glutamate methylesterase, with product MGLPIRVLVVDDSAFTRKVVSDMLGSDPDITVVDIARDGRAAVEKARALRPDVITMDVEMPVMDGLEALREIMGDRPVPVVMLSALTREGAATTIEALELGAVDFVAKPSHSMTIGLGEIRDQLVAKVKLAARAKVRVPAAASSGRLGGGESRKPRSGKESDIAVVIGSSTGGPSALNQVLPALPGDIKAGVLVVQHMPPGFTRSLAARLAEASAITVKEAEAGDRLVDGLALVAPGGHHLSVTGAGEVVLSQDPPRHGVRPSVDTTMESAARVYGDRLVGVVLTGMGRDGAAGMAAIKAAGGRTIAEHESTCVIYGMPKAVVEQGLADVVVPVQEVGGAIAQMVRELG from the coding sequence GTGGGCCTGCCAATCAGAGTGCTCGTGGTGGATGACTCGGCCTTTACACGCAAAGTTGTTTCCGATATGCTGGGGTCGGATCCTGATATCACAGTAGTCGACATCGCCAGGGACGGCAGGGCGGCCGTGGAGAAAGCCCGTGCCCTCAGGCCGGACGTCATCACCATGGATGTTGAGATGCCGGTGATGGACGGCCTTGAGGCGCTGCGGGAGATCATGGGGGATCGCCCCGTCCCTGTGGTGATGCTGAGCGCCCTGACGCGGGAGGGGGCCGCGACGACCATTGAGGCGTTGGAACTCGGCGCGGTCGACTTCGTCGCCAAGCCCTCGCACTCGATGACCATTGGGCTCGGTGAGATCCGCGATCAGCTCGTGGCCAAGGTGAAGTTGGCGGCGCGGGCTAAAGTGCGTGTGCCAGCAGCCGCTTCCTCCGGTCGCCTCGGAGGCGGTGAGAGCCGAAAGCCCAGGTCAGGCAAGGAGTCAGACATCGCCGTGGTCATCGGCTCTTCGACCGGCGGTCCTTCCGCGCTCAACCAGGTTCTCCCGGCCTTGCCCGGGGACATTAAGGCGGGCGTGCTCGTCGTCCAGCACATGCCGCCGGGATTCACGAGGTCGCTCGCCGCGAGGCTCGCTGAGGCCTCTGCCATCACGGTGAAAGAGGCCGAGGCGGGGGACAGGCTTGTTGACGGTTTGGCGTTGGTTGCGCCAGGCGGGCACCACCTGTCGGTGACGGGTGCTGGAGAAGTGGTGCTGTCACAAGACCCACCGCGACACGGCGTAAGGCCGTCCGTTGATACGACGATGGAGTCGGCGGCGCGCGTGTATGGGGACAGGTTGGTAGGGGTTGTGCTCACGGGAATGGGCAGGGATGGCGCGGCAGGTATGGCTGCTATCAAGGCGGCAGGCGGGAGGACGATAGCGGAGCATGAGTCTACTTGCGTGATATACGGCATGCCGAAAGCCGTGGTCGAGCAGGGGCTGGCCGATGTGGTCGTTCCCGTCCAGGAGGTGGGCGGTGCTATCGCGCAGATGGTTCGCGAATTAGGGTAG
- a CDS encoding protein-glutamate O-methyltransferase CheR, protein MRLGVPGVAIDVQDMEYGLFRKKVMQAVGIDLGCYKENQMKRRLAAALTRSGHASLFDYWRAMEQDPTLLRDFVDFVTINVSSFFRNREKFDELARTILPDLLKVRRSLKVWSAGCSTGQEPYTIGIVLSELTPGTAHRILGTDINVSALSLAREAVYTRDDVKEVRSGLVQKYFTVEGDKLKLRDSVRRMVEFRIHNLLADAYEEECDLILCRNVMIYFTEEAKERVFRGFHTSLRPGGVLFIGGTETIMNASELGFELVSPFFYRKRPSVVA, encoded by the coding sequence ATGAGACTTGGCGTTCCGGGAGTTGCAATAGACGTGCAGGACATGGAGTACGGCCTTTTCCGAAAGAAAGTCATGCAGGCGGTGGGAATTGACCTGGGCTGCTACAAGGAGAACCAAATGAAGCGCAGGTTGGCCGCGGCGCTCACGAGGTCGGGTCACGCCAGTCTCTTCGACTACTGGCGGGCGATGGAGCAAGATCCCACGCTGCTCCGGGACTTCGTGGATTTCGTAACCATAAACGTATCGAGTTTCTTCAGGAACCGAGAGAAGTTTGACGAACTAGCAAGAACCATTCTGCCTGACCTTCTCAAGGTCAGGCGGTCCCTCAAGGTGTGGTCGGCAGGGTGCTCGACGGGCCAAGAGCCTTACACGATCGGCATAGTGCTGAGCGAGCTTACACCCGGTACCGCGCACCGTATCCTTGGAACGGACATCAACGTCTCAGCCCTGAGTCTTGCGCGAGAAGCGGTTTACACGCGAGACGACGTCAAAGAGGTAAGATCGGGGCTCGTGCAGAAGTATTTCACGGTAGAAGGAGACAAGCTGAAGTTGAGGGACTCGGTGCGCCGGATGGTCGAGTTCAGGATCCACAACCTGCTGGCCGACGCGTACGAAGAAGAGTGTGACCTCATTCTCTGCCGGAACGTCATGATATACTTCACCGAGGAAGCCAAGGAGCGGGTGTTCAGGGGGTTCCACACGAGTCTGAGGCCGGGAGGCGTGCTGTTCATCGGAGGCACGGAGACTATCATGAACGCGTCTGAGCTAGGTTTCGAGCTCGTCTCTCCGTTCTTCTACCGTAAGAGGCCCTCGGTTGTCGCGTGA
- a CDS encoding response regulator, producing the protein MPRVLIVDDAAFMRMRSRKLLEEHGYQVEEAQDGEEAVKKYAETTPDAVLMDITMPVMDGIAALKEIKKRDPHAKVIMCTAVGQQSLVMEAIMAGARDYLLKPFDPAKVLASLKKLVG; encoded by the coding sequence GTGCCCAGGGTGCTCATCGTGGACGACGCGGCGTTCATGAGGATGAGATCGCGGAAGCTTCTGGAAGAGCATGGCTACCAAGTGGAAGAAGCGCAAGACGGGGAGGAGGCCGTCAAGAAGTACGCGGAGACCACCCCAGACGCAGTCCTCATGGACATCACCATGCCTGTGATGGATGGAATCGCCGCGCTGAAAGAGATAAAGAAACGCGACCCGCACGCCAAGGTCATAATGTGCACGGCCGTTGGCCAGCAGTCGCTAGTCATGGAGGCCATCATGGCCGGAGCGCGTGACTACCTCCTGAAGCCCTTCGATCCGGCCAAGGTGCTCGCGTCCCTGAAAAAACTGGTCGGTTGA